One window of the Syntrophorhabdales bacterium genome contains the following:
- the hcrA gene encoding 4-hydroxybenzoyl-CoA reductase subunit alpha, which translates to MKDDYAVIGKSVPKIDGRAKATGQARYTGDLKFPNMLVGKILTSPHAHARILHIDTSEAEKLSGVKAIITHKDVPSKKYGISPARWDENIFCIDKVRFVGDKVAAVAAIDEETVYKALKLIKVEYEVLPAVFDPVEALTENAPLIHEEFPGNINAEIHQEFGNVEEAFSRSFHVRTDTYIGQRTYQSPIEPHAAISMWDGGKLTVYASTQSPHYFQYYLAREFELPMGDVRVLKTFVGGGFGGKMEPTGLEFGGAVLARITGRPVKMFYDRAEMFAHNRGRHRQIMELTTGVDREGKILGSYANFIMDGGAYTSLGIASAYYAGALLTLTYDFDNYKFDMIRVYTNLPACGAQRGHGAPQPKYAYECHLDNIARDLRLDPAEIRLINARKPNTVTPNSFRINSCELSACIDKAKKISGWNEKRGKLPGGKGIGIAVGSFVSGAGYPIYRTDLPHAAAIIKVHEDGSAATLYTGATDIGQGSDTVLCQMAAEAMGIKYEQMKIVSADTETTPHDFGAYASRQTLMSGSAVKEAGEMVKEQVLEMAGKMLEVSPSELDCKEAVVFLKSDPGISIPFSNVARKLFVDKGPLVGRGAYTPPKLGGSFKGAAVGTSPAYSFATQISEVEVDKETGEIRVKEVWDVHDCGKVINPALLHAQVHGALFMGMGEAIWEEVRFDKNGKIINPNLSDYRLPTALDMPRVTSELVESYDIAGPWGVKEVGEGATIPTMGCFANAILDAAGVSVNSLPLSYEKVWQALREKEAGEKQTRKPIEHEGYPGEPAAYEME; encoded by the coding sequence ATGAAAGATGACTACGCGGTGATCGGGAAGAGCGTTCCGAAGATAGATGGAAGAGCCAAAGCCACGGGCCAAGCGAGGTATACAGGTGATCTTAAGTTTCCTAACATGCTCGTCGGTAAGATACTGACGAGTCCGCACGCCCATGCGAGGATTCTGCACATCGACACATCAGAGGCAGAGAAGCTTTCAGGTGTGAAGGCTATCATCACGCACAAGGACGTCCCGAGTAAGAAATACGGCATAAGTCCGGCACGATGGGATGAGAACATCTTCTGCATTGACAAGGTACGTTTCGTCGGCGACAAGGTAGCAGCCGTCGCCGCGATCGACGAGGAGACTGTCTACAAGGCTCTCAAGCTTATCAAGGTCGAATACGAAGTGTTGCCCGCTGTCTTCGATCCCGTAGAGGCACTGACCGAGAACGCGCCTCTCATTCATGAGGAATTCCCGGGAAACATCAACGCGGAGATTCACCAGGAGTTTGGGAACGTCGAGGAGGCCTTCTCCCGTTCCTTCCATGTAAGGACAGACACGTACATCGGGCAGCGCACCTACCAGAGCCCCATAGAGCCGCATGCGGCTATCTCCATGTGGGACGGAGGAAAGCTGACCGTCTATGCGAGCACCCAGTCTCCCCATTATTTCCAATACTATCTCGCGAGGGAATTTGAGCTTCCGATGGGAGATGTGCGTGTGCTGAAAACATTCGTGGGCGGCGGGTTCGGCGGCAAGATGGAGCCGACGGGCCTGGAATTCGGCGGCGCAGTGCTCGCGCGCATAACCGGCAGACCGGTAAAGATGTTCTACGACCGTGCAGAAATGTTTGCGCACAACCGCGGCCGTCACCGCCAGATCATGGAACTGACTACCGGTGTGGACAGGGAGGGTAAGATTCTCGGTTCCTACGCGAACTTTATCATGGACGGCGGCGCTTACACGAGCCTCGGCATCGCGAGTGCCTACTATGCAGGAGCGTTGCTTACGCTTACGTACGATTTTGACAACTACAAGTTCGACATGATCAGGGTGTACACGAATCTGCCCGCGTGCGGCGCACAGCGCGGTCACGGAGCCCCGCAGCCGAAATATGCATATGAATGCCACCTCGACAACATAGCCAGGGACTTGAGGCTTGATCCTGCCGAGATAAGGCTCATCAACGCAAGGAAGCCTAACACAGTCACACCGAACTCTTTTCGTATCAACTCGTGCGAACTCTCGGCCTGTATTGACAAGGCGAAAAAGATATCCGGGTGGAATGAGAAGAGAGGTAAACTACCCGGTGGCAAAGGCATCGGTATAGCCGTCGGCAGTTTCGTGTCCGGTGCAGGTTATCCTATCTACCGGACCGATCTTCCTCACGCGGCGGCGATTATCAAAGTACACGAGGATGGCTCTGCTGCTACGCTTTATACGGGCGCCACTGACATCGGCCAGGGGTCTGACACGGTCCTCTGCCAGATGGCTGCGGAAGCGATGGGCATCAAATACGAGCAGATGAAGATAGTGTCGGCCGACACGGAGACGACGCCGCACGATTTCGGCGCATATGCGAGCCGCCAGACGTTAATGTCGGGTTCGGCAGTTAAGGAGGCGGGTGAAATGGTAAAAGAGCAGGTTCTCGAGATGGCCGGCAAAATGCTGGAGGTCAGCCCCTCCGAACTCGACTGCAAGGAAGCCGTGGTCTTCTTGAAGAGCGATCCTGGGATCAGCATCCCCTTTTCCAACGTGGCGCGGAAACTCTTCGTAGATAAAGGGCCGCTCGTGGGGAGGGGAGCCTACACGCCGCCTAAATTGGGCGGAAGCTTCAAGGGCGCGGCGGTCGGTACGTCGCCGGCGTATAGCTTCGCGACGCAGATAAGTGAGGTGGAGGTCGACAAGGAAACAGGTGAGATAAGGGTAAAGGAAGTCTGGGATGTCCATGATTGCGGCAAGGTGATCAACCCTGCGCTGCTGCACGCTCAGGTCCATGGAGCGCTCTTCATGGGGATGGGCGAGGCTATCTGGGAAGAGGTCCGGTTCGACAAGAACGGCAAGATCATCAACCCGAATTTATCAGATTACCGGCTCCCTACTGCGCTCGACATGCCGAGAGTAACGTCAGAACTGGTGGAAAGCTACGATATCGCGGGACCCTGGGGCGTAAAGGAGGTGGGTGAGGGCGCTACTATCCCGACCATGGGCTGCTTTGCAAATGCCATCCTGGACGCTGCAGGCGTAAGTGTCAACAGTCTGCCGCTCAGCTACGAAAAGGTCTGGCAGGCGCTGCGCGAGAAGGAAGCAGGAGAGAAGCAGACCAGGAAACCCATCGAGCACGAAGGTTACCCGGGTGAACCGGCCGCTTACGAAATGGAGTAG
- a CDS encoding (2Fe-2S)-binding protein, with product MECIEDKYGIKRYLIQIVVNGDDRALLVTANTLLVNVLRERLDLTGTKKGCELGNCGSCTVLLDGKPVDSCLVLAVEADGCEITTIEGVAQSEELDRLQNSFVENAAIQCGYCTPGMILSAKALLTRNPAPTEQEVRQAIAGNLCRCTGYVNIVKAVMAAAATTEQEKRGVA from the coding sequence ATGGAATGCATTGAAGATAAATATGGGATAAAGCGCTATCTCATCCAGATTGTCGTCAACGGAGATGATCGGGCACTCCTCGTCACGGCAAACACGCTTCTCGTGAATGTTCTTCGCGAACGGCTCGATCTCACGGGCACAAAGAAAGGGTGCGAACTGGGAAATTGCGGCTCATGCACTGTGCTGCTTGATGGCAAACCGGTCGATTCATGCCTTGTGCTGGCCGTGGAAGCAGACGGTTGTGAGATCACGACTATCGAGGGGGTAGCGCAGAGCGAGGAATTGGACAGGCTGCAGAATTCTTTTGTTGAGAACGCAGCGATCCAGTGCGGCTACTGCACGCCCGGTATGATACTCTCTGCAAAAGCACTGTTGACGAGAAATCCCGCTCCGACGGAACAGGAGGTCAGGCAGGCCATCGCAGGGAATCTCTGTCGGTGCACGGGTTACGTGAATATCGTGAAAGCCGTCATGGCTGCGGCCGCGACTACGGAGCAAGAAAAAAGAGGTGTGGCATGA
- a CDS encoding xanthine dehydrogenase family protein subunit M codes for MYIPDFDYHAPSSIEEACAILASYGSDAKVLAGGTDVLSRMKNELIAPKALVSIKNIPDMASITYVPGKGVVIGARVTHNDLVNSELLQQKYPSIPEAAHTMANNQIRNRGTIGGNLVNALPSADLPPILIALDASITLLGRHGKGIVPLEDFFIGPNRAAIEPDRILTEITIPDQPTTGSAYFKFGLRQSGAIAVVGVGVSVVASGAHVEQVRIVLGAVGPVPIRAKKAEQLLIGNLATEAALEEVGRAAAAECRPISDIRASQEYRRDMVRVFTKRALRKALHMQPAGEPVKIEGGNGDGMH; via the coding sequence ATGTACATACCTGATTTCGATTACCATGCGCCTTCTTCTATCGAAGAAGCCTGCGCAATCCTGGCGAGCTACGGCAGCGATGCAAAAGTTCTCGCGGGGGGCACGGATGTGCTCTCCAGAATGAAGAATGAGTTGATTGCTCCGAAAGCGCTTGTCTCGATCAAGAACATCCCGGACATGGCATCCATCACGTACGTTCCCGGAAAAGGTGTTGTGATCGGCGCGAGAGTCACGCACAACGATCTCGTCAACTCGGAATTACTGCAACAAAAATATCCGTCAATTCCTGAAGCTGCGCACACCATGGCCAACAACCAGATTCGCAACAGGGGCACGATAGGCGGAAACCTGGTGAATGCCCTGCCCTCAGCCGATCTGCCGCCCATCCTGATCGCGCTGGACGCGAGCATCACACTGCTGGGCAGACACGGTAAGGGAATCGTGCCTCTGGAGGATTTTTTTATCGGGCCAAACCGTGCTGCCATCGAACCGGACAGAATTCTTACAGAGATCACCATTCCGGATCAGCCCACGACGGGCAGCGCATACTTTAAATTTGGCCTGCGTCAATCGGGCGCCATAGCCGTCGTAGGGGTAGGTGTGAGTGTTGTGGCATCAGGAGCTCACGTAGAGCAGGTGCGGATCGTACTTGGTGCTGTCGGTCCCGTGCCGATTCGGGCAAAGAAGGCCGAACAGCTGCTTATCGGCAATCTGGCCACTGAAGCTGCGCTGGAAGAAGTGGGTCGGGCTGCCGCGGCGGAATGCAGGCCCATTTCTGATATAAGGGCGTCCCAGGAGTATCGACGAGACATGGTCAGGGTTTTTACAAAGCGGGCTCTGCGCAAAGCATTGCATATGCAACCCGCAGGAGAGCCCGTGAAAATCGAAGGAGGTAATGGCGATGGAATGCATTGA
- a CDS encoding cysteine rich repeat-containing protein, whose amino-acid sequence MKDRFLFAALVFLTCLFLPVSIYTVSAAPANPCSEDIEKFCKDLPSEPTAVIDCLGKHENELSGNCRDYAAKMAGGRAERQERLRQVLAARQACKDDISRLCKDAKPESGGIARCLDEHRDEVTPSCRESMATLKKTEAPGKQN is encoded by the coding sequence ATGAAAGATAGATTCCTTTTTGCAGCTCTGGTCTTTCTCACCTGCCTGTTCTTACCTGTTTCTATATACACGGTGAGCGCTGCGCCCGCGAATCCCTGCTCTGAAGATATTGAGAAGTTTTGTAAGGACCTGCCGTCAGAGCCGACAGCAGTTATCGATTGCCTCGGCAAGCACGAGAACGAATTGTCAGGCAACTGCCGGGATTATGCAGCTAAGATGGCGGGAGGAAGGGCCGAGAGGCAGGAGCGATTGAGGCAAGTCCTGGCTGCGCGCCAGGCGTGCAAGGATGATATCTCAAGGCTCTGCAAAGATGCGAAGCCGGAAAGCGGCGGAATAGCACGATGTCTGGACGAGCACCGGGACGAAGTAACACCTTCCTGCAGAGAGAGCATGGCAACACTCAAGAAGACAGAAGCCCCTGGAAAACAGAATTAA
- a CDS encoding CocE/NonD family hydrolase yields the protein MREKTSREHGLLCYFILAAILGLTQPAVSLAINHPVSDPYEVRPSPDGLLPYLIIPTPPGIAIDKDVMVTMPDGVKLACNVYRPAKEGKFPVILSMTPYGKDQTPPSYKPDGTALPGAFDPYMFRVYSHGADVGHMKVSMLTPWEGPDAAFWVPNDYVVIIVDVRGGFKSGGKPSSPAQGGDDLYQLIEWAAAQPWSNGNVGMMGVSALASNQYYAASHQPVPPHLKAIVPWEGTSDRYRDLLFWGGIPETNFSRSVGPWKVNLQKLPPEQAAKAWVEAMDPVANQNMILENPKLELITTPMLICASWSDKGLHTQGTFESYRRIGSKDKWLYTHGGKKWERFYSDDALAYQKKFFDYYLKGLQNGWPDTPRVRLEVRETRDEYQVRLENEFPLSRTEYKKLYLNTQDGSLSAAPAKQGKISYNSTQGGSASFAITFSEDTELTGYMKLKLWVAAPDTNDMDIFVTARKFAGPCDAESPTCRSLETLAGKGSIAKGNEVQFRGMNGFSGDAAARGQMRVSQRELDPVLSAPWRPVQKYQGEKKLKPGEIVPVEITLLPSSTLFRKGETLSVSIQGHSPVDQPLLFYDWLVNKGKHVIYSGGKYDSYLQVPVIPAKK from the coding sequence ATGCGAGAGAAGACATCACGGGAGCATGGTTTGCTTTGCTACTTCATCCTGGCAGCGATTCTTGGCTTGACTCAGCCGGCCGTTTCGCTGGCTATCAATCATCCTGTCAGCGATCCTTACGAGGTGCGTCCCAGTCCTGACGGACTTCTACCCTACCTCATCATACCCACCCCTCCGGGGATCGCCATCGACAAGGATGTGATGGTGACTATGCCAGATGGTGTCAAGCTAGCCTGCAACGTCTACCGGCCCGCCAAGGAGGGCAAGTTCCCGGTCATACTCTCGATGACGCCATACGGCAAAGATCAGACTCCTCCTTCTTATAAACCGGACGGGACAGCGCTTCCAGGTGCCTTTGACCCTTACATGTTCAGGGTATATTCCCATGGGGCTGATGTCGGCCACATGAAGGTATCAATGCTTACCCCGTGGGAAGGGCCGGACGCGGCTTTCTGGGTGCCCAACGATTATGTGGTGATCATTGTTGACGTACGAGGAGGCTTCAAATCCGGCGGAAAGCCGTCAAGCCCCGCGCAGGGAGGCGACGATCTATATCAGCTGATCGAATGGGCTGCAGCTCAACCGTGGAGTAACGGTAACGTAGGCATGATGGGCGTCTCCGCTCTCGCGAGCAACCAGTATTACGCGGCCAGTCATCAGCCTGTGCCTCCGCACCTCAAGGCAATCGTTCCATGGGAAGGCACATCGGACCGTTACCGCGATCTTCTTTTCTGGGGTGGCATTCCTGAAACTAATTTCTCGCGGAGCGTAGGGCCGTGGAAAGTCAACCTGCAGAAACTCCCTCCTGAACAGGCGGCGAAGGCCTGGGTTGAGGCCATGGATCCGGTCGCCAATCAGAACATGATCCTCGAAAATCCAAAGCTGGAGCTGATCACGACTCCTATGCTGATATGCGCTTCCTGGTCCGATAAGGGGCTACACACGCAAGGTACGTTCGAGTCATACCGCAGGATCGGTTCCAAGGATAAATGGCTCTACACTCATGGCGGAAAAAAGTGGGAGCGCTTTTACAGCGACGATGCTCTCGCCTACCAGAAGAAGTTCTTTGACTATTATCTGAAAGGTCTGCAGAACGGCTGGCCCGACACTCCAAGAGTGCGGCTGGAGGTCCGGGAGACGAGGGACGAGTACCAGGTGCGCCTCGAGAATGAATTTCCCCTTTCCCGTACGGAGTACAAGAAGCTCTACCTGAATACACAGGATGGCTCGCTCAGTGCCGCACCTGCAAAACAGGGAAAGATCAGCTATAATTCAACGCAGGGTGGCAGCGCCTCCTTCGCCATCACCTTTAGCGAAGACACGGAGCTGACAGGCTATATGAAACTCAAACTGTGGGTGGCAGCACCTGACACCAATGATATGGATATTTTTGTCACCGCGAGGAAATTTGCAGGACCGTGTGATGCAGAGAGTCCGACCTGCAGGTCGCTGGAGACACTTGCCGGGAAGGGGAGCATTGCCAAGGGCAATGAGGTACAGTTCCGCGGCATGAACGGTTTTTCTGGTGACGCGGCAGCGAGAGGCCAGATGCGGGTCTCCCAGAGGGAACTCGATCCGGTACTATCCGCACCATGGCGGCCGGTGCAAAAATACCAGGGAGAGAAAAAGCTGAAACCGGGAGAGATTGTCCCGGTGGAGATAACCTTGTTACCGTCAAGCACGCTGTTCCGCAAAGGCGAAACGTTGAGCGTCTCCATCCAGGGCCACTCTCCTGTGGATCAGCCGCTCCTCTTCTATGACTGGCTCGTCAATAAAGGGAAACACGTGATCTATTCGGGTGGCAAGTATGATTCCTATTTACAGGTGCCGGTGATACCGGCGAAGAAATAA
- a CDS encoding flavin reductase family protein: MHYDPDKDDHGLAHSPFKSCVVPRPIGWISTINAEGVHNLAPYSQFQNLNYNPAYVMFSAGQRTGGGRKDTVANIEETGEFVYNMATYELREAVNRSAAEVAPGIDEFELAGLTKAPSVLVRPCRVAESPVQFECRYFQTLRLPGNGAKGAIDIIIGKVVLVHVKDEVIGPDGKLDIPRIRPLARLGYYDYTSVDSVFEMVIPGDNEQLLEGLEGRTKGTGRQG; encoded by the coding sequence ATGCATTACGATCCCGATAAAGACGACCATGGATTGGCTCACAGTCCTTTTAAGTCGTGTGTGGTCCCCCGGCCTATCGGTTGGATCTCCACAATAAACGCCGAGGGCGTGCACAATCTTGCGCCGTACAGTCAGTTCCAGAACTTGAACTATAATCCGGCGTATGTCATGTTTTCCGCGGGCCAGAGAACGGGCGGGGGCCGCAAGGATACCGTTGCCAACATTGAGGAGACGGGCGAGTTCGTCTACAATATGGCGACATATGAGCTGCGCGAGGCCGTCAACCGCTCGGCGGCAGAGGTTGCGCCGGGTATCGATGAATTCGAGCTGGCAGGGCTCACCAAGGCACCTTCGGTACTTGTCAGGCCTTGTCGCGTGGCTGAATCACCGGTGCAGTTTGAGTGCAGATACTTTCAGACACTCCGCCTCCCGGGCAATGGGGCGAAGGGCGCCATCGACATTATCATCGGTAAAGTGGTTCTGGTACACGTGAAGGATGAAGTGATCGGACCGGACGGCAAGCTCGATATTCCCCGGATCAGGCCGCTGGCACGGCTCGGGTATTACGACTACACGAGCGTGGACTCTGTCTTTGAGATGGTGATCCCCGGTGACAACGAGCAACTCCTCGAGGGGCTTGAAGGCAGAACCAAAGGCACAGGACGACAGGGATAA
- a CDS encoding ABC transporter ATP-binding protein encodes MLSIRGIHAAYGRVEVLKGVDLDVAKGEVVCLLGANGAGKSTLLKIISGLMAPTKGAVRFLGKEMTRKKPEEIVRTGISHVPEGRQIFATLTVQQNLLLGAYAHGTAAAELEELYQSMFDLFPILKQRFAGKAGSLSGGEQQMLAIARGLMSQPKLLLLDEPSLGLAPLAVNNIFGVVRDLRTRDIPILLVEQNVRAALKIADRAYIMETGRTVKHGEASELLGDDEVRKRYLGM; translated from the coding sequence ATGCTGAGCATACGCGGCATCCACGCGGCATACGGCCGGGTAGAAGTATTGAAGGGTGTTGATCTTGACGTCGCGAAAGGGGAGGTAGTCTGCCTGCTGGGTGCGAATGGGGCAGGGAAATCAACGCTGCTCAAGATCATATCAGGTCTGATGGCGCCCACTAAGGGTGCCGTCCGCTTCCTCGGAAAGGAAATGACGAGGAAAAAGCCGGAAGAGATCGTGAGAACAGGCATTAGCCACGTACCAGAAGGGAGACAGATATTTGCCACGCTCACCGTACAGCAGAATCTGCTTCTCGGCGCGTACGCCCATGGCACCGCAGCAGCAGAGCTGGAAGAATTGTACCAGTCGATGTTCGACCTTTTTCCGATTCTGAAGCAGAGGTTTGCGGGCAAAGCGGGATCGCTCTCAGGCGGAGAGCAGCAGATGCTTGCTATCGCGAGAGGGTTGATGTCGCAGCCGAAACTCCTGCTGCTTGATGAGCCGTCGCTGGGGCTGGCACCGTTAGCGGTTAACAATATTTTCGGCGTCGTACGTGATCTGCGAACGCGTGACATCCCGATCCTGCTGGTCGAACAGAACGTGAGAGCTGCGCTGAAGATCGCTGATCGCGCCTACATCATGGAAACAGGACGAACCGTCAAGCACGGGGAGGCTTCCGAACTGCTCGGCGACGATGAAGTACGGAAACGATATCTCGGTATGTGA
- a CDS encoding ABC transporter ATP-binding protein → MGAAQEALLTVDGVSKSFEGVHALIDVSFQIKAGHIKALIGPNGAGKTTLLNVINGLLLPDEGTVSLRGHELTRMKTEQIAMLGVSRTFQLVRLFTVNDATVLDNVLLGAHKRINPTILGTLFLRSRSGHKERVMREKAMEALSFVGMDWAADRVPTALSFGNQRLVELARSLMAEPELLLLDEPASGLNDAEVEQFLQLLMAVRARGVTILLVEHNMNLVMRLSDDIVVLDFGKRLAEGDPASICANPAVIEAYLGSECAIGGGSG, encoded by the coding sequence ATGGGGGCGGCGCAAGAGGCCCTTCTGACGGTCGATGGTGTGAGTAAGTCGTTTGAAGGCGTACACGCTCTCATCGATGTCAGCTTCCAGATCAAGGCCGGTCACATCAAGGCGCTCATAGGGCCGAATGGCGCGGGCAAGACCACACTTCTCAATGTGATCAACGGCCTGCTTCTTCCGGATGAGGGCACGGTGAGCCTGCGAGGTCATGAGCTTACGCGCATGAAGACAGAGCAGATCGCGATGCTTGGCGTATCCCGTACCTTTCAACTCGTGCGGCTCTTCACGGTCAATGATGCCACGGTGCTTGATAACGTACTCCTCGGCGCACACAAGCGCATTAATCCTACAATCCTGGGCACACTCTTTCTTCGGAGCAGGAGCGGACACAAGGAAAGGGTAATGCGAGAGAAAGCCATGGAGGCGCTTTCTTTTGTAGGCATGGACTGGGCTGCTGACAGGGTACCCACTGCGCTTTCCTTTGGGAATCAGCGGCTGGTTGAGCTTGCGCGCTCACTGATGGCCGAGCCTGAACTGCTCCTCCTGGACGAACCGGCATCAGGCCTCAACGACGCAGAGGTAGAACAATTCCTGCAGCTTCTTATGGCGGTAAGAGCCAGAGGTGTTACCATACTCCTGGTAGAACACAACATGAACCTGGTGATGCGCCTCTCTGATGATATCGTGGTGCTTGATTTCGGGAAACGGCTGGCCGAAGGCGATCCTGCCAGCATCTGCGCCAACCCCGCGGTTATAGAAGCGTACCTTGGTTCCGAATGCGCCATTGGTGGGGGGAGCGGCTGA
- a CDS encoding branched-chain amino acid ABC transporter permease, with protein MKLINRFWWILVLAFIALYPPTFGGMSPYRCGVLIFVGIYVILAVSLDLLMGFAGQISVGHAAFFAIGAYVSGILTAKYSAPPALAMMTGMALSAAVAWGVGRPVLALKEYYLAMATLALNEIVVTLIVGLQWLTGGASGLRDVPSFSLFGFTFDNQIHYYYLVWAIVLLVVASSLLLTRSPFGRTLIAIHSDETAAKTFGIDCAGYKIRVYVLSAVFASVAGSLFAHYMGFLAPDDFSVMTSINVLVMLYLGGIGTIYGPALGALFLKLLPEITVRLQDYEMLMNGVILILILVFMPKGLFGILTEIRSRLVTRGAR; from the coding sequence CACCAACTTTCGGCGGCATGTCGCCCTATCGCTGCGGCGTGCTCATCTTTGTGGGCATTTACGTGATCCTGGCGGTGAGTCTTGATCTGCTTATGGGCTTCGCGGGACAAATATCAGTGGGGCATGCGGCCTTCTTTGCGATCGGCGCTTATGTCTCGGGTATCCTGACGGCGAAATACAGCGCTCCCCCTGCACTCGCGATGATGACAGGCATGGCGCTTTCAGCGGCGGTTGCGTGGGGAGTGGGACGCCCTGTACTTGCCCTGAAGGAATACTATCTGGCAATGGCAACGCTTGCGCTCAACGAGATTGTTGTCACGCTTATAGTCGGGCTCCAGTGGCTCACCGGCGGCGCTTCGGGTCTGCGCGACGTCCCCTCCTTCAGTCTGTTTGGTTTCACTTTCGACAACCAGATCCACTATTACTACCTCGTGTGGGCGATTGTACTGCTGGTGGTTGCAAGCAGCCTCCTGTTGACCCGCTCGCCCTTTGGAAGAACGCTCATTGCTATTCACAGTGATGAGACTGCAGCAAAGACGTTTGGAATTGACTGTGCCGGCTACAAGATCCGTGTCTACGTGCTTTCGGCTGTCTTTGCCTCGGTTGCAGGCTCTCTGTTCGCGCACTACATGGGCTTTCTTGCGCCGGATGACTTCAGTGTCATGACGTCCATTAACGTGCTTGTCATGCTATATCTGGGAGGCATTGGTACCATCTACGGACCTGCTCTCGGAGCGCTTTTTCTCAAACTGCTGCCGGAGATTACGGTCCGGCTCCAGGATTACGAGATGTTGATGAATGGCGTCATCCTCATACTCATTCTGGTCTTTATGCCAAAAGGGCTTTTCGGGATACTCACCGAGATCAGAAGCAGACTTGTGACCCGGGGTGCACGATGA